CCGCGGCGGAAGTCGGCGATCGGCTCGGCGCGAGCGAACGCGAGCGTCGTCTCGCCGTCGTAGGCGACGGCCCGCCCGCCGACGCTCCGTTCGACCGGCGGGAACCCTCGCTCGCGTACAGCCTTGCGGGCCCGGTCGTACCCGTCGAGTCGGCTGTCCCGTCGCCCGAACGCGACCTGGCGGTGGGGGATCCAGACGCGAACGGCGGGCTCGCCGTCCGCGGCGACCTCGAGCAGGCGGGCGCTCACCTCACGGTCGGTTTCGATCGTCCCCGCACGGCCCCGGAATACGCGCATACGCGGAGCGTTCGGGTCGATGCACCTAAACGCTCTCGCTGCGGAGTCGAACGCGAAACGTATCGATGGCCGTCTCCCTGCCCGAATCACTGCTCGTCCGGTACGAACGGTTCTCGCTGTACAACTCGCCCTACCGCGCCCACGACGGCGGCTGTGCGATCGACCTCTATCCGGGAACCCTGACGGACGGTCGAACGACCGCCGCACCCAGTCCCGTCTCCGGCACCGTTCGCGAGACGAAGACCGTCCGGGCGCCGCCGAAATCCTACGCGCCCGAGCACGACTACCTGATTCTCGTCGACTGCGAGGGCCCGGCAGGACTCGAGGGACTGACGGCCCGCGTGTTGCACGTCGATCCGGACGTCGAGGCCGGCGACCGGGTCGAAGCCGGTGACTCGCTCGGCACGCTCGTCCGTGCAGGCTTTTTCGCCCCGTGGGTCGACAACCACCTCCACGTCGGCTTTCGCGAACCCGGCCAAAATCCGCACCGGGCGTCGGGGTCGTTACCGGTCGATCCGGGCGTCGAGATCGAACCGCTCGCGTGGGACGGCGCCGGCACGGTCGTCGCGACGGGCGACACGTACGCCGTGCTCGACGCGCCGGCGCATCCCGACCCCGGCAAGACGTTCGTCGGCGTCGAGGCCGACGGCGGTGGAATCCTCGACGGCGGATTGCCACACTACGACGGCGGCGGCCTGCTCGGACCTGACGGGGCGATCGAGGGACCCGTCTCCCTGAACGGAGACCGACTCGGCGTCGTCGACGGTCGGACGATCACCTGGGGCGCCGTGACCGTTACCGCGAACGACGAGCCGATAACCGGGCTGTCGCTGTTCTGCGCTCGCGACGCCGACTTCGGGGCGAAGCTGATCTGTCCGGATCGGGCGTTCTCGGTCGGCGATCGAGTCGACGTATCGATTTACACTGATACGACGATTGCGTAGCGCGCAAATGCTCGTCAGAACTGGCGTACCTTCGTGAGTCGATGATTGTCTATCTGTCGTTAGCACGATATTATTATCGAGGGAGACGTAGTCGGGAGCCACGCGGATGGTCGTTATCCTCCGGTTCCAAACCCCCGTCGGAAACTCCGAACTCGGCAGTGCGCTTCGAGTGGAGAGCGGGAGCGCCGTCGAACTCGAGACGCTCGTACCGAGCAGGAAGCGGTCGATTCCGTTTTTCTGGATCCACGCTGCACCACCGGAGTCGATCGTCGACTCGCTCCGGGATCACGAGTCGGTCGAGAGCGTCGAGATCGTCGATCGAATCGACGACGCGACGCTCGTCGCGGTAGAGTGGGTTCCCGAATCGGATACCGTGTTTCGGGATATCGAGGTGTGTGACGGGCAGATCCTGCGAGCAGTCTGCCAGAAGGGGTACTGGGAGTTCGACGTTCGATTCGCCGAACACGATAACCTCTCGGCGTTCAGAGACCGTTGTGAACGTGACGACGTCGCTATTCACGTCCAGCGAATCTACCACGGCACCGACCCGGGCGAAGATCCGCGGTTCGGCCTGACGACCCCCCAGCGGGAGGCGCTGGCGCTCGCGGTCGAACGGGGCTATTACGATATCCCGCGACGGTGTTCGACGGCCGAGTTGGCCGCGGAACTCGGCATCTCGGGCCAGGCGATGACCGAACGCCTTCGACGGGCGATTGCGAACCTCTCTCGATATACGGTGCTCGCCTCGCGGTCGACGACCGACCGGTGAGACCCATGGTCTATCAGGTCCTCGGATTACCTGAATAGCCGCCGTACTTTCGACTGAGATGAGCACCGGAAGCATCGACAATGACCCTGATGAACCCGGCAGGGAGGACGATCGTGATCGCTCTCACGGCAACGAACTCTACATGATGACCGGTGGAACGTACGTCCTCTGTAGCGTCGACTCGTCCTCGACGCAGTGGATCGAAGTTAATTCGGTCGTCGACCTCGACGAATGGCGATGAACGGTCAGTGGCTGACGTAGCACGCCAATCGATGGGCGTCGCTTCCCGTTCGTGAGCCGCCCTCGAAAAACGGCGTCAGTCTGCGGCCCGCTCCGCTTCGGGTTCTGTCTCGGGATCGGGATCGCTGTCCAACTTCGAGGCGGTTCGCATCTCGTCGAGTTCTCGTTCGACCTGGACGCGTCCTTTCTGGAATTCACCCATGGACTCGCCGGCAGCGCGGGCGAGTCCGGGGAGCTTCGCCGAACCGAACAGCAGGACGGCGATGAAGAAGATGATGAGCAGTTCGGGCCCACCAGGCATCATGAATAGCGGTACTGTGGAACTCATCGCGAGCGAGAGTACGCCTTGGGAGGAGTTAAACTAGAAACCTGAGGCGGCCAGTACCGGACGGTGAACCGACCGCGCGGCGATTTCTCGGCGCTCTGTACAGCAACGCTCGAGCGGCCAACGAATACGAGCCGCGTCCAGACCGTGTGCTGAAACGTGTACGCTGATCACTCCCGCAGCGTCTCGCCGTCGACCACTCGACCGAAAAACAACGGCGTCTCCGTCGGTCGATCCCGAATATAAAACAGGAACGGTCGATCGACGGCCAGCTCGACCTGCTCCGCCGGCGCGCTCTCGTCCATCGCGACGGCCGTCGCGGCGGCGGCTTCGGTCCCTTCTTCGTCGACCTCGAGGAAGCTCTCGTGGACGATGTCGCTGATGAACAGGCCGCTCGAATCCCCTTCAACCATCCCGCTGAAGTCCGCGCCGCCTCCGAAGGCTCGCTCCATGCCGAGTTTCTGCATGACTTCGACGAGGCTGACCGTCGACTCGATGCCGAACTTCGGAAGCGCGAGGTCGACCTCCGGACGGGTGGTCTCCTCGAGCATGGTCGCCAGCCGATCGACCGAGAACGACTCCTCGAACGACTCGAACTCGCCCTCAGCCGGGAGAACGACGACCATGCTCGTGTCGTCGTTGGCGTACGGGAGCTCGACGAGCTGGTGGTCGTCGACGTCGGCGTAGCGCAACTCCTCGCGCTGGTGCATCATCTCGACTTCGGTCTCGCTCCCGTCGAGGCTCGCGAACGGCTCCGGCGTGGTATCGGCCGAGTCGAAGTCGTGTTTCCAGGCGGCGAGGAAGTACACCGCGTTCGTCAGGACGAGTCTGGTCGACTCGCTGATCGTGCTCTCGGGTAGCAGGTCCTCGATACGGTCGTCGGTCCGCTCCTCGACCCACGCGTTAATCTCCTGGCGTGCCGCTTCCGGACTGCCCGAGAAGTCGACGAGGCGTTCGCCGGCTTCGTAATAGAGTTCGAGCAACTCGAGGTACTCCTCCTCGAGCGCGAACCCGTCGTCGACCCAGACCGCGTTCGCACTCGAGAGTTCGAAGCCGAGTTCGTCCTCGTCGGTCTCGTTGTCGTCCGTACCGTACGGGTCGTCCACCTCCGCACCGTCTTCGTTTCGGCGCTCGAACTCCGCCTCGAGCGCGCCGAACGCCCCGTGAATCTCGTCGTCCTCGAGTTCGTATCGTAGGGCGTCGGCCATCTCCGTCGCCGTCTCGCCGCGGGCGCCGGCGTAGGTCATCGCCAGCGCGACGGAGACGCTGTACGGCGAGAAGAACAGGTTCTCGTCGGGCCCCTCGGCCCGAAGCTGCTCGAGGAGGTCGAGCGAGAAGGCGACGTTCTCGCGGATCTGTTCGGCGAGCAGGGCGTCCTCGAGGTCGGGATCGGTCACGAACCCGAGTTCCGGAAAGTCGCCGTCGTACTCGTCGGTCGGTTCGGTTCCGTTCGAATCGCCGTTCGACGTCGGGTCGTCGTCCGTGCCGGTACAGCCGGCCATCCCCGCGAGGAGGGCGCCGGAGAGCGCGAGAACAGTTCGTCGATCGGTCGACATGTGACTATCTCCCTCGAGCGCCTGTAAACGCTTTCTGGAGACTGAAACGCCGCTTTGAGCTTGATCGATCGTCGTACTCGATCGGCCGTCGCACTCGAACGGCCGTACTATCCGTGACGGTCGCGGTGTCGCTCCTTCGCGTTCTGATAGGCCTGGTCTTCACGGACTCGCTCCCAGTAGGACTCGAAGACCAGCGCCGCCGCACGCTTTTCGTCGTCGGCCCACTGCTTCGCCTCGCGTTCGCTCCCGTCGCTCGCGGACGCCGTCCGCTCGCCATCCGAGGCGCTGTGCGCCTCGCTCTCGTCGTACTTTCGCCCGCCAGGATACTTCGCGTAGCGCATGGCTCGAGTGTACCCCATCTGAAGGTACTTCCGGGCCATATCCATCCCCGGGAACTCGTCGTTCTCGCGGTACCGTTCGTACCGCTCGTAGATCGCTTCGGCCGACTCCTCGGCGCTCCCCTCGTCCGCGTACGACCACAGCGGCAGCAGTTCGCTCTTGTACGGTTCGACTTTGAACACGCCTTCCTCGCCGCGGCCGATCTCGTACTCGTCGGGGTTCTCGCGGAAGTCGGTGTCGTACTCTGGCCCCTCGGAGCCCTCAGACACGGCGATCACCGGACTTCTCGCGCGTGGTCGAACGCTGGTCCATACGAAACGGACGCCCTCGAGGCGAATGAACCTTCGACAACGGGTAACTCGTGAAACACAGCGATAAAGAGCGTCGCTGGTGGACGAGTGAGCATGAGCGACGATTCACCGGCCTCGGTCGAGGACGTCGACGACATCGCGCAGTTCCTCCAGAACTACATCGACGAGTACCACGAGTTCCTCTCGTGGATCGGGACGAGCGTCGACGACGTCGACAACGGGACGATGACGCTGTCGATCCCCTACGACGAGAAACTGACGAACATTCGGCCCCACGCCGGCGAGGATCAGCGACCCGACATCCACGGCGGGATCGCCGCCACCCTCATCGACACCGTCGGCGGATTCGCCATCCAGACGGATCTCGAGGATCCGCTCTCGACGGGCGTTGCGACGATCAACCTCAACGTCAACTACCTCCGGCCGGCGACGGGCGACCTCGAGGCGACGGCGGAGGTCGTCCGCGTGGGCTCGACCGTCGGCGTCAGCGAGGTCACCGTCGAGAGCACGACGCCGGACGGCGAGACGAAGGCGGTCGCGACCGGACAGGGATCGTATCGGATCTTCCGCACCGACTGAGGAGCGTCCGCTTCCGAGCGGGCACCCTCAGTCGAACGGTCGTTCGGAATCGGTTCGCGGTGGCTCGTCGTCCGGAACGGCATCCTCGCTGGCTCGAGACGCGCGGCGAAGCCGCCAGTGAAGATAGAGTCCGACTGCTCCAACGACGAGGAAGTAGAGGTAGATCGCCGTTTCCACGGAGGCGGGGACCGGGTCGAGCATCAGTGGAAACCTTGGTCCTGTTGCTCATACGGGTCCGCCTTCACAGTGACACGCTCTTTATATCGGGACGCCGGCTGTGACGAACCGATCGTGGTCTCGACTGTCGCTACCGTCCCGTGTCGTCGCTGGAGGAGAGCATCCAGTACCGGACGCCGAGATACGCGATGACGAGGCCGAACGTGACGGCGAACAGGAGCGCGCCGTCGGACACCGCGTACACCAGGGCGAGCGCGTTCAGTCCCACGCCGAGAAGGTATATCGAGCGGAGTCGGCGGTCGTTCACGGGTGTCCACGCTCCTCGGACCGATCGCGACCGGCGGCCGTTCGCGTTCGTCGACCGGTCGGACTCCGGCCGGTCGTCTGCGCTCGTTCGAGTTCCCGTTCCCGCCGTCTCGTTTGGACCATCACGGTGGAGCGTTGGGGGCCGTTCCCGAAAAACGCGTTCGGTTCGCGACCACGTTCCCGGCCGATGACGCGACCGACGACTGCCCGAGTCCACTCCCGTCGTGGTGCCGGGCGAATCCGCGCCGACCCGACGTTACTCGGACTCGAACGTGAGGTCGTCGCCATCGACGACTTCGCCGAACAGCCACTCGGCGTGCTCCAGGGCGTACTCGCGGTGTTCGTCTTCGATCGCGCCGATGTGGTCCTCGACCAGGATCGGCCGGAAGTCCCGAAGCCCGGCGCTGCCGCCGGTGTGGAGCACGCAGACGTTCGCGAGGGTGCCGCAGATGACCAGATCGCGGATGCCGCGGGCGTTCAACCACCCTTCGAGTTCGGTGTTGTAGAACGCGTCGTAGGTGTGTTTCTCGACGACGTGGTCTTCCTCCCGGACGTCGAGTTCCTCGACGATCTCGGCCTCCCAGGAGCCCTCGAGGACGTGTTCGCCCCACTGCTCGAACTCGTCGTAGTAGTAGGCCTCGTCGAACTGCTCGGGCGGGTGGACGTCCCGCGTGAAGATCACCTGCGTGTCGGTCTCGCGAGCCCGATCGACGAGGTTGGCGACCGGCTCGATCGCCTCCTCGCTGCCCGGCGCGTACAGCGTGCCGTCGGAGTGGCAGAAGCCGTTCTGCATGTCGACGACCATGAGGGCCGTGTTCGATGGCTCGAGGTGCATGTGTACCCGTAGGAACTCCGTCGCAAAAACGTTCTTGCGGTCGCTACCCGACCGGCGTCCTTTTTGTCCTCGCTTTCTTACTGGTAGTTATCACGGACAAATGAACGTAACGCGAACACGCCTGCTCGTCGTCCTCGTCGCGGTGGCGGCGATGCTGTCCCTCGTGGCGGTCGGCGGTGCCGTTCCGGGAGTCCTCTCGGACGGGTCGACCGGTGTCGAGGGCGGCGAGATGGCCGCTGCCGATCGTCCGAGCGATCCCACTACCGAGGACACCGTCGGCTACGTCGAAGGGTACTGGCACGACGACGAACTCGACGTCGACGACCGCGACGACGCCGTCGTCGAGGACGACGAACTCGAGGCGGTCGTCTACCGCTCGATGGCCCGCGTCGAGGAAATTCGCGGGCTGACGTTCGACGACGAGGTCTCGGTCGAGGTCATCTCGCGCGAGGAGTTCCAGGAGCAAAACGACGGCCTCTTCACCGACGCCGACGACCGACTGCAGTTAAACGTCAACAAGGAGGCGCTGTTCGCGGTCGATCGGAGCACCGACGCCACCGACGAACGGAGGGAACTCTACGGCGGCTCCGTCGCCGGCTACTACGAGCCGGGACCCGGTCAGATCGTTATCGTCTCCGACAGCCCGGAGACTCCCGAATTGGACGAGGTCATCCTCGGTCACGAACTGCTCCACGCCCTCCAGGACCAGCAGTTCGACCTGACGAGTTACGATCGGGAGACGGTCGACCAGAACAACGCCAAGAACGGTCTCATCGAGGGTGACGCCGTCCGGGTCGAGACCGAGTACGAGGAGCGCTGCGCCGGCGAGTGGGACTGCGCCCTCCCCGACGACGCGACGACGGCGCTGCCGGAACTCAACTGGGTCCTCTACACGATCATCTTCCAGCCGTACAACGACGGTCCCGACTACGTCGACCACCTGCGCGAAGGGGACGACTGGGACGCCGTCGACGCGGCCTACGACGACCCGCCGGACAGTAGCTCCGAGGTGATTCGGCCCGGCGAGGATCGCGACCCCGTCACCATCGAGGTCGAGGATCGCTCGAACGACGAGTGGCGCCAGTTCGAGGTCGGTGGCGAGGTCGCGAGCGAGACGTACGGCGAGGCGGGGATGGTCGCGATGTTCGCCGGGGACGCACACGACCGGAACCAGCCCTCGGTGATCGACAGGGACGAGTTCTTCGCCGAGGACCTGCAGGGGTACGACTACGACCAGCCGTACACCGACGGCTGGGCCGGCGACGAACTGGTCACGTACGTCACCGACGAGGCGACCGAGACCGACGATCCGGCGGCAGCGGCCGAACACGCCGGCTACGTCTGGCAGACCGAGTGGACCTCGAGCGAGGATAGCCAGCAGTTCGTCGACGGCTACCTGCAGTTGCTCGACCTCCACGACGCCGAGGCCGTCGACGGTCACCGGGACACGTACGTGATCGACGACGAGTACCCCGGCGCCTACCACGTCGACCGTGACGGCGAGACGGTGACGATCGTTCGCGCGCCGTCGGTCGACGAACTCCCGAACGTCGACTCCGGCGCCGCACCCGAGGGCGAAGACACGCTCGAGATCGAAGAGACCGATCCGAAGGCGTCCGACGACGGCGCCGGGGACGAGTCCGATGGCGGGAGCGACACGATCCCCGGCTTCGGCGTTCCCGCAGCGGTCGCGGCGGTTTCGATCGCAGTTCTCGCGATCGGCGTTCGGAACGCTGGTCGGAAGCGGCCCTGACCGTCACCCGGTCGACGAACCTTTGCTTCTCCCCTCGAATGCGTGCCACTGATGCGTCGAGTCACGCTGTTCGCGGTCGTCTTCATCGTCGTGCTGTCGGGGTGTACGCTGCCTGCCTCACCCGATCGATTCGATACCGACCGTGATCTCGGACACGTCGGCGACTACACCGCTGACGACACCTTCGAGTTCGACGACCGGACACATCTCACCGAGTCGCAACTCGAGGCCGTCGCGTACCGATCGATGGCCCGTATCGAGGTTCTCCGCGGGCTGAAGTTCGAACACGACGTCGAGGTCGAGGTGATCAGTCGGGCGGAGTACCGCGAGCAGCGTGGCGGCCGCTCGAACGCGTCCGCGTTCAGGAACGAACTCTGGCGCGGTGCGTTCGTCGTCGACGGCGAGACGGACGTCAACAGTGCACTCGACGACCTCTACGGCGAATCCGTCCGAGGTTACTACGCTAACGATCGGATCGTCCTCGTCGCCGACGACACCAGCGAGATCCGGATCGATCGCGGGACCCTGGTCCACGAACTGGTCCACGCCCTCCAGGACCAGCACTTCGGCCTCGAGCGACGCGGAAGCACGATCGACGAACGACGGGCCGAACTCGGCGTGCTCGAGGGCGAGGCGAACTACGTCCCACACCTGTACGAACAGCGCTGCGGCGAGGCGTGGCAGTGTATTCCCGATTACGAGCAGCCGGTCCCCGAACCCGACGATCGACCGTTCAACCCCGCGCTCTTCCTCTCGATCTACGCGCCGTACGCCGAGGGGCCGTCGTTCGTCGCCCACCTTCACGAGACCGGCGACTGGGACGCCGTCGACCGCGCCCACGACGACCGTCCGGCGAGCACCTCGCAGTTGATCCATCCAGAACGGTATCCCGACGCCGAACCGGTCGCCGTCGACGTCGCCGACCGCTCGAGCGACGACTGGGAACCGTACGCGGGTGGCGACGGCGAGCCGCGGACGGAGACGGTCGGCGAGGCGACGCTGTTCGCGACCCTCTGGGCGAACGGTGTGCTCGACCGGTCGCTCACGGAGGGCGGGACCGAGCTGGCGCCGTACAACTACTCGCATTCCACGACCGAGGGATGGGCCGGCGACACGTTCCGGGCGTATCACGACGAGGACGACCGGACGGCCCACGTCTGGGCGCTCGCCTGGGAGAGCGAGGAGGACGCCGAGACCTTCGCCGACGCCTATCGGGAGCTACTCGAGGCGAACGGCGCCGAGCCGGTCGACGACGATTCCGACCGTGTCGAGACCGACGCGGAGACGGTCGACAACGGTACCGACGTCTACCGGATCGGTGACGACGATCCCTTCGCCGGTGCCTATCGCATCACCGTGACGAACGAGAGGGTCGAGATCGTCGGTGCTCCGGCTGTCGACGAACTCGAGGCGGTACACGCCGCCGCGGACGATATCGAGACCGTGCACGGAACCGAGCCGGCCGTACTCGGGTCCGCCGACACCGCCGAACCATCGTCGCCAGCGGCGCCGATCCGACCCTCGACCAGTTCCGCGCTGTGGGCCGAGAGCGCGCCGGCAGACGGGTAGCTTATTTGGTCCCCGACTGAAACCGACGGTATGACGAACCCGTTCGGAACCGTCTCGTCCGAGGCGATCCTCGAGGGGACCGCGACGGACGCGTACTTCGAGCGCACGCACACGACGCTCGAGCACGCGGGCAAGGATCCCCACGTGGTCGCCGAGGTGACCGCCGATCAGTTTCCCACCGGCTCCTTCGACGTCTTCACCGGCGTCGAGGACGTCGCGACGCTGTTCGAGGGTCGCGACGTCGACGTCGACGCGCTTCCCGACGGCCAACTGTTCGACGGCGGCCCCGTCCTTCGGATCGAGGGGTCGTACCTCGAGTTCGCCGAACTCGAAACCTCGCTGCTCGGCTTCCTCTCGCAGCCGAGCGGCTTCGCGACGGCCGCACTCGAGGCGCGACTCGCGGCGCCCGACGCGACGGTTCTCTCGTTCGGAGCGCGCCACGTCCACCCCGCGATCACGGCGACGGTCGAGCGCGCCGCGCTGCTCGCGGGTCTCGACGGTTTCTCGCACGTCGCCGCGGGCGAGATTCTGGGCCGGGAGCCCGGCGGCACGATGCCCCACGCGCTCATGTTCTGCTTCGGCGAGGGGAATCAGTCCGAGGCCTGGCGGGCGTTCGACGAGGCCGTCCCCGAAGATGTCCCGCGGATCGCGCTCGTCGACACCTTCTGGGACGAGAAAAGTGAGAGTCTGCTGGCCGCCGAGACGCTCGGCGAGGACCTCGATGGCGTTCGCATCGACACCACGAGCTCCCGTCGCGGCGACTTCCGTCACATCATCCGCGAGGTGCGCTGGGAACTCGACGCCCGCGGCTACGAGGACGTCGACATCTTCTGTAGCGGCGGTCTCGGTCCCGACAACATTCGGCGCTTGCGGGACGTCGCGGACGGCTTCGGCGTCGGCAGCCACATCACCGAGGCCGATTCGATCGACTTCAGTCTCGACATCGTCGAGATCGGCGAGGGATCGGAAGAGTCCTCGAGCAGCCGGACGCAGTCCGGCGACGAGGGCGAACCGATCTCCAAGCGCGGCAAACTCTCCGGCGTGAAGGAGGTGTACCGCACCCCCGACGGCGGCCACCACGTCGCGCTCGCCGATCGAGCGGGTCCGGACGACGGCGAGGCGCTGCTCGAGCCGCTGGTGCGGGACGGCGAGATCGTTCGAGAGTCCGACCTCGAGGCCGCGAGCGAGCGCTGTCTGGCGGACGCCGAGGCGGTCGAGTTCGGCATCGAGTAGTCCGGAGACCGGATACTCGAAACGGTTCGACCCCGGAACTGGTCAGCACGGCTCCGTTTCGTCCGGAGGCGACTGACTCTCCGACCGAACTCGCGAACTGCCCGTTTTTGAGAATTGTCGCGTTACTCGTCCCGGCAACGTACGGTGGTGCCGTCGCTACGAGCGCTCTGTTCGCGTTCGGACCGGCCTGGCGGTTCGCTGTACACGTGGTTGTCTCGCTCACCGCGCTCTGGATCGCACGTCAGTTACTGTTCGAGGCGCTCGACGTCTTCCAGCCGGCTCGAAGAAAACGACTGACCAATCCGGGTATCCGTGGGTACAACCGGTACTGCTCGTCTGGTCCGCGATCGACAGCCTGACGCCGGTGAGCGACGAATAGGTGTGACGAACCCCGAGGTCAGAGCTCTTCGATGCTGCCGTCGGCTTCTCGCTCGCGGAAGACCTGTCCTTCGAAGAGCGTGACGACGACGTCGTCGTTCTGCCAGGCTCCCGGGGCGAGCTTCGCCTTCCGGCAGGTTCGATCGAGATACTCGCGGGCGCTCCAGCCGTTCTGGACGGGGACGGTCGGGTAGAGCCATCCACCCTCGCCGCCGTCGATGGCGACGCCGTGGGTACCGAGTTCGAGATCCGCCAGCGGATCGTCGGTGAGCACGACGCTCTTGACACCACAAACGGAGACGGTGAGGTTCTGTAGCTCCGAGGGACTGACTTCGGATCCGCAGGAGTCCTCGCTCGCTGCCTCGATCGCTGCGTCGACGATAACGTGTCCGAACTGGTCGTCCGAGCGGTAGCCGCCGGCACAGCCGCGCAGGCTGCCGCGGCCGCGGGTGGACTCGAGGCGAACGAACGCGCCGGTCCGCTCGTAGAACGCTTCTCGCATGCTGCCCGGTTGTTCTCGCTGTCCGTGTTGCACGTAGGATTCGACGGATTCGCGCGCGAGTTCGACGGCGCGCACTCCGTCTTCGTAGGAAAGGTCGACGCCGTGTCGCTGGGACATACAGATACACATGGTGATTCTCGTCCTAAAGCGCTTCCATTCGATCCGATCGGTGAACAGTCGCGCGACCGCGGGACTTATTCGGCTTCCACTCGTACAGTAAACTGGGAGAGAGAGCCTGGCTGCCGCGATGGTTGCGCCGGCGACGGCGGAACCACTCCACGTTGGTCACCCCTCCGGGTTGCCAACGCTCCTAACGTGGCCCACCTCTTCGAGATGTGCCACGCTCGCGAGGAAAGTCCCCCCACCTGTTCGGGCAGGTGACCGGACGCAAGTCCGGAGCGGGAGACCGCTGGCTCTGGAACAGAAACGACACGTCTCGGCCCGACCGATGATGCGCGCGAACCCGACCGAGAGGAAGGGGAGATAACCCGCAGAGGACGTGCGGTCGAAGAAACGTGGTTCAAACCCGCGGGTCACGCGTGGCGTGACCGACCGCACACAGACGGCCGAGGATCGATGGAACGGCGAACCCTCACCGGTGCAAGTCCGCGCCGTGGTAGCCCGAACGCCCCGCGGCCTCGCCGCGGACGGCGCGGACGCTCAGCCGAATGCCGGGACGAACAGAAGGGGGCTTACTCCTCTCACCCAGTTTTCGTACTCGAGTACCAACTACTGACGGCGTTCTCCGTCTCGACTCCACCGCCTCTCAGGAGTCGAAATCGTCGACGACTCGGTCCGCACAGCCGGCCGGCCGGTCGTGACGGAAGTACTCGCAGTGGCCCGGGACGGAGTCGGTGACGTCGACGTCCGCGTAGTCGTCCGGCGTCGGGCCATCCGAGAACCAGCCGCCGCAGTCGGCGCCCGCACAACCCAATCCGCTCTCGATGGTACTGAACTCGTAGAGAACGCAGACGGTGTCGTCGTCGCGGGAGTGATAGCTGTAAACGTCCGCGGCCGAGTCGCGGATTCCGTCCGCGAAGCGACCGTCCTCGCAGACGGAGTCGTCCTCGACTGCAGCGCCGAGCAGCGACGCGGTGTCGACGACGACGTCGCCCGCGAGTTCGTCGAGCGTCTTCAGTAGCAGTCGGCCACCGAGCGAGTGGCCGACGAGGCGAATCGTCGTGCTCGAGTCGTTACCGTACTCCTCGCGGAGCCAGCGACCCAGGCGAACGCCAGCCTCGTCGGCGTTGCTCTCTGCCTCCCAGAAGTTCGGCGAGTCGGAGTCCCACCGCGCCGCGACCATCGTTTCGCGGTAGTCCTCCTCCCGGAGGGCTAACTCGAGCGCGTAC
This DNA window, taken from Natronococcus sp. CG52, encodes the following:
- a CDS encoding Hvo_1808 family surface protein; its protein translation is MRRVTLFAVVFIVVLSGCTLPASPDRFDTDRDLGHVGDYTADDTFEFDDRTHLTESQLEAVAYRSMARIEVLRGLKFEHDVEVEVISRAEYREQRGGRSNASAFRNELWRGAFVVDGETDVNSALDDLYGESVRGYYANDRIVLVADDTSEIRIDRGTLVHELVHALQDQHFGLERRGSTIDERRAELGVLEGEANYVPHLYEQRCGEAWQCIPDYEQPVPEPDDRPFNPALFLSIYAPYAEGPSFVAHLHETGDWDAVDRAHDDRPASTSQLIHPERYPDAEPVAVDVADRSSDDWEPYAGGDGEPRTETVGEATLFATLWANGVLDRSLTEGGTELAPYNYSHSTTEGWAGDTFRAYHDEDDRTAHVWALAWESEEDAETFADAYRELLEANGAEPVDDDSDRVETDAETVDNGTDVYRIGDDDPFAGAYRITVTNERVEIVGAPAVDELEAVHAAADDIETVHGTEPAVLGSADTAEPSSPAAPIRPSTSSALWAESAPADG
- a CDS encoding nicotinate phosphoribosyltransferase; its protein translation is MTNPFGTVSSEAILEGTATDAYFERTHTTLEHAGKDPHVVAEVTADQFPTGSFDVFTGVEDVATLFEGRDVDVDALPDGQLFDGGPVLRIEGSYLEFAELETSLLGFLSQPSGFATAALEARLAAPDATVLSFGARHVHPAITATVERAALLAGLDGFSHVAAGEILGREPGGTMPHALMFCFGEGNQSEAWRAFDEAVPEDVPRIALVDTFWDEKSESLLAAETLGEDLDGVRIDTTSSRRGDFRHIIREVRWELDARGYEDVDIFCSGGLGPDNIRRLRDVADGFGVGSHITEADSIDFSLDIVEIGEGSEESSSSRTQSGDEGEPISKRGKLSGVKEVYRTPDGGHHVALADRAGPDDGEALLEPLVRDGEIVRESDLEAASERCLADAEAVEFGIE
- a CDS encoding TIGR00296 family protein; the protein is MSQRHGVDLSYEDGVRAVELARESVESYVQHGQREQPGSMREAFYERTGAFVRLESTRGRGSLRGCAGGYRSDDQFGHVIVDAAIEAASEDSCGSEVSPSELQNLTVSVCGVKSVVLTDDPLADLELGTHGVAIDGGEGGWLYPTVPVQNGWSAREYLDRTCRKAKLAPGAWQNDDVVVTLFEGQVFREREADGSIEEL
- a CDS encoding putative lipase produces the protein MTVGAVGVTGVSGVASAGEVKDCGDWPDSPREYPTVDLTQERPDPLGLEADEICVYAHGWNGNEASHDQTYALELALREEDYRETMVAARWDSDSPNFWEAESNADEAGVRLGRWLREEYGNDSSTTIRLVGHSLGGRLLLKTLDELAGDVVVDTASLLGAAVEDDSVCEDGRFADGIRDSAADVYSYHSRDDDTVCVLYEFSTIESGLGCAGADCGGWFSDGPTPDDYADVDVTDSVPGHCEYFRHDRPAGCADRVVDDFDS